A DNA window from Anastrepha obliqua isolate idAnaObli1 chromosome 5, idAnaObli1_1.0, whole genome shotgun sequence contains the following coding sequences:
- the LOC129247838 gene encoding putative apoptosis-inducing factor 1, mitochondrial isoform X1, with protein sequence MSIFSLKGLSVRFCRQAYILASVRAGVAPMPGRTKLRLSLCECSNQQTINYSSRGIAVHAIATTHEELTRLKPCLLAATTPLRGIHNNLYQMVKKRTLDARTKLQHNKFPNNEACEEPSKNPSSNCNDQSGSTMCSSPSPGPSDRLSPPSSTSCKPQIEKSAKEPCPPNPVKLEQTTQKGCVKNTELLRAKDCNISSRKKVTCDKKPSEGGGAGGVGGTGGAKGACGAGQSGSPGSGMGDDEATRKTRMLLAMLAALGLGGLLLWLLTRRKPKSAESKECKPGAKSVTTIPATSADLPKHVPYLLVGGGTAAFSAFRAIKSNDPRAKVLMITDEMRKPYMRPPLSKELWYSAEKGEVTKDYRFKQWTGAERSLFFEPEEFFVEPSKLMETINGGIAVAQGFTVKKVDPAKHIATLADGYEIGYDECLIATGCTPKNLDVFLHAIPGVREKVMMYRSPDDFERLKQYADEKKSITILGNGFTGSELACSLANYAKNKKVKIYQIFPESGNMSRVLPDYLSKWTTAKMESMGVCVIPETSVKDAQRDETLLKLSLSNGKSLLTDVVVVCVGCEPNTKLATTSGLETDSNIGGFVVNAELEARRNLFVAGDASCFYDPLLGRRRIEHHDHSVVSGRLAGENMVGKKKAYTHQSMFWSDLGPEVGYEGIGLVDASLPTVAVFALSTPNPERRSDNLTEKAVVEGGDGGKTVTVNTEAPDVKCDPNEADEYGRGVIFYMKDDKIVGILLWNLFNRIGLARTIINQNKKYDDLNEVAKLFEIHA encoded by the exons ATGAGTATTTTCAGCCTCAAGGGCTTGAGTGTGCGTTTCTGCCGGCAGGCATACATTCTAGCTAGTGTGCGAGCGGGAGTTGCACCAATGCCGGGCCGTACCAAATTGAGGTTAAGTTTGTGTGAGTGCAGTAATCAGCAGACAATCAATTACAGTAGTCGAGGGATTGCAGTGCATGCAATCGCTACCACACATGAAGAACTAACAAGACTAAAGCCATGTCTACTTGCAGCCACAACGCCGTTACGCGGTATCCACAACAACTTGTATCAAATGGTAAAAAAGCGTACACTTGATGCACGCACTAAATTGCAGCATAACAAATTTCCTAATAATGAAGCATGCGAAGAACCATCAAAGAACCCTTCATCTAACTGCAATGACCAAAGTGGTAGTACAATGTGTTCATCTCCATCTCCCGGTCCTTCCGACCGATTATCACCACCCTCATCTACCTCATGCAAACCTCAAATTGAAAAGTCTGCAAAAGAACCTTGTCCACCCAATCCAGTCAAGCTCGAACAAACG ACACAAAAGGGGTGCGTTAAAAATACAGAATTATTGCGAGCAAAAGACTGCAATATAAGTAGTAGAAAAAAGGTAACTTGTGATAAAAAACCAAGTGAAGGTGGCGGTGCTGGTGGTGTAGGCGGTACAGGCGGCGCAAAGGGTGCATGCGGTGCAGGTCAAAGTGGCTCACCTGGTTCGGGTATGGGAGATGATGAAGCGACAAGGAAAACTAGAATGCTATTGGCTATGCTGGCGGCTTTGGGACTCGGTGGATTG CTTTTGTGGTTATTGACGAGGCGAAAACCAAAGAGTGCTGAGAGCAAAGAATGTAAACCAGGTGCAAAGAGCGTAACGACAA TTCCAGCGACATCAGCTGATCTGCCAAAACATGTGCCATATTTACTAGTTGGTGGTGGAACAGCAGCTTTTTCAGCATTCCGTGCAATTAAATCGAACGATCCGCGTGCAAAG gtGCTTATGATCACAGATGAAATGAGAAAGCCTTATATGCGGCCACCACTTTCCAAAGAACTTTGGTATTCGGCAGAAAAGGGTGAAGTTACGAAAGACTATCGTTTCAAACAGTGGACTGGCGCAGAAAGAAG CCTCTTCTTTGAGCCTGAAGAGTTCTTTGTTGAACCTTCGAAGCTAATGGAAACAATAAATGGTGGCATCGCCGTGGCGCAAGGTTTCACTGTGAAGAAGGTTGATCCAGCCAAACATATTGCAACGTTGGCCGACGGTTATGAAATCGGCTATGACGAATGTTTGATAGCGACAG GTTGCACACCGAAAAATCTCGATGTGTTTTTGCATGCAATACCTGGCGTGAGGGAAAAGGTTATGATGTATCGCAGTCCCGATGATTTTGAACGTTTGAAGCAATATGCTGATGAAAAGAAATCGATTACAATTTTGGGGAATGGCTTTACTGGCAGCGAGTTGGCATGCTCGCTGGCGAATTATGCCaagaacaaaaaagtgaaaatatatcaaatatttcCAGAATCTGGAAATATGTCCCGAGTACTGCCTGATTATCTAAGCAAATGGACCACTGCCAAGATGGAATCAATGGGAGTGTGTGTCATACCTGAGACGAGCGTCAAAGATGCACAACGCGACGAAACACTACTTAAGCTGTCGCTTAGCAATGGCAAGAGTTTATTAACTGATGTT GTTGTAGTATGCGTGGGTTGTGAACCGAACACAAAATTAGCGACAACCTCGGGCTTGGAGACCGATAGTAATATAGGCGGTTTTGTAGTTAATGCTGAATTAGAGGCTAGGCGAAATTTGTTTGTG GCTGGTGATGCATCCTGCTTCTACGATCCGTTGCTTGGACGACGACGCATCGAACACCATGACCATTCTGTGGTATCAGGCAGACTGGCGGGAGAAAATATGGTCGGAAAAA AAAAAGCCTATACGCATCAGAGTATGTTTTGGTCCGACTTGGGTCCAGAGGTCGGTTACGAAGGCATCGGCCTCGTTGATGCTTCCTTGCCCACAGTTGCTGTGTTTGCATTGTCTACACCGAATCCAGAACGCCGCAGTGATAATTTAACCGAAAAAGCTGTGGTCGAGGGTGGGGACGGCGGTAAGACAGTGACTGTGAACACGGAAGCACCGGACGTCAAGTGCGATCCGAACGAGGCGGACGAGTATGGGCGTGgggttattttttatatgaaagatgATAAAATAGTGGGTATTTTATTGTGGAACCTCTTCAATCGCATTGGTTTGGCACGAACAATTATCAATCAGAATAAGAAATACGACGACTTAAATGAAGTTGCGAAACTCTTCGAAATTCATGCGTAG
- the LOC129247838 gene encoding putative apoptosis-inducing factor 1, mitochondrial isoform X4 encodes MSIFSLKGLSVRFCRQAYILASVRAGVAPMPGRTKLRLSLSTTPLRGIHNNLYQMTQKGCVKNTELLRAKDCNISSRKKVTCDKKPSEGGGAGGVGGTGGAKGACGAGQSGSPGSGMGDDEATRKTRMLLAMLAALGLGGLLLWLLTRRKPKSAESKECKPGAKSVTTIPATSADLPKHVPYLLVGGGTAAFSAFRAIKSNDPRAKVLMITDEMRKPYMRPPLSKELWYSAEKGEVTKDYRFKQWTGAERSLFFEPEEFFVEPSKLMETINGGIAVAQGFTVKKVDPAKHIATLADGYEIGYDECLIATGCTPKNLDVFLHAIPGVREKVMMYRSPDDFERLKQYADEKKSITILGNGFTGSELACSLANYAKNKKVKIYQIFPESGNMSRVLPDYLSKWTTAKMESMGVCVIPETSVKDAQRDETLLKLSLSNGKSLLTDVVVVCVGCEPNTKLATTSGLETDSNIGGFVVNAELEARRNLFVAGDASCFYDPLLGRRRIEHHDHSVVSGRLAGENMVGKKKAYTHQSMFWSDLGPEVGYEGIGLVDASLPTVAVFALSTPNPERRSDNLTEKAVVEGGDGGKTVTVNTEAPDVKCDPNEADEYGRGVIFYMKDDKIVGILLWNLFNRIGLARTIINQNKKYDDLNEVAKLFEIHA; translated from the exons ATGAGTATTTTCAGCCTCAAGGGCTTGAGTGTGCGTTTCTGCCGGCAGGCATACATTCTAGCTAGTGTGCGAGCGGGAGTTGCACCAATGCCGGGCCGTACCAAATTGAGGTTAAGTTTGT CCACAACGCCGTTACGCGGTATCCACAACAACTTGTATCAAATG ACACAAAAGGGGTGCGTTAAAAATACAGAATTATTGCGAGCAAAAGACTGCAATATAAGTAGTAGAAAAAAGGTAACTTGTGATAAAAAACCAAGTGAAGGTGGCGGTGCTGGTGGTGTAGGCGGTACAGGCGGCGCAAAGGGTGCATGCGGTGCAGGTCAAAGTGGCTCACCTGGTTCGGGTATGGGAGATGATGAAGCGACAAGGAAAACTAGAATGCTATTGGCTATGCTGGCGGCTTTGGGACTCGGTGGATTG CTTTTGTGGTTATTGACGAGGCGAAAACCAAAGAGTGCTGAGAGCAAAGAATGTAAACCAGGTGCAAAGAGCGTAACGACAA TTCCAGCGACATCAGCTGATCTGCCAAAACATGTGCCATATTTACTAGTTGGTGGTGGAACAGCAGCTTTTTCAGCATTCCGTGCAATTAAATCGAACGATCCGCGTGCAAAG gtGCTTATGATCACAGATGAAATGAGAAAGCCTTATATGCGGCCACCACTTTCCAAAGAACTTTGGTATTCGGCAGAAAAGGGTGAAGTTACGAAAGACTATCGTTTCAAACAGTGGACTGGCGCAGAAAGAAG CCTCTTCTTTGAGCCTGAAGAGTTCTTTGTTGAACCTTCGAAGCTAATGGAAACAATAAATGGTGGCATCGCCGTGGCGCAAGGTTTCACTGTGAAGAAGGTTGATCCAGCCAAACATATTGCAACGTTGGCCGACGGTTATGAAATCGGCTATGACGAATGTTTGATAGCGACAG GTTGCACACCGAAAAATCTCGATGTGTTTTTGCATGCAATACCTGGCGTGAGGGAAAAGGTTATGATGTATCGCAGTCCCGATGATTTTGAACGTTTGAAGCAATATGCTGATGAAAAGAAATCGATTACAATTTTGGGGAATGGCTTTACTGGCAGCGAGTTGGCATGCTCGCTGGCGAATTATGCCaagaacaaaaaagtgaaaatatatcaaatatttcCAGAATCTGGAAATATGTCCCGAGTACTGCCTGATTATCTAAGCAAATGGACCACTGCCAAGATGGAATCAATGGGAGTGTGTGTCATACCTGAGACGAGCGTCAAAGATGCACAACGCGACGAAACACTACTTAAGCTGTCGCTTAGCAATGGCAAGAGTTTATTAACTGATGTT GTTGTAGTATGCGTGGGTTGTGAACCGAACACAAAATTAGCGACAACCTCGGGCTTGGAGACCGATAGTAATATAGGCGGTTTTGTAGTTAATGCTGAATTAGAGGCTAGGCGAAATTTGTTTGTG GCTGGTGATGCATCCTGCTTCTACGATCCGTTGCTTGGACGACGACGCATCGAACACCATGACCATTCTGTGGTATCAGGCAGACTGGCGGGAGAAAATATGGTCGGAAAAA AAAAAGCCTATACGCATCAGAGTATGTTTTGGTCCGACTTGGGTCCAGAGGTCGGTTACGAAGGCATCGGCCTCGTTGATGCTTCCTTGCCCACAGTTGCTGTGTTTGCATTGTCTACACCGAATCCAGAACGCCGCAGTGATAATTTAACCGAAAAAGCTGTGGTCGAGGGTGGGGACGGCGGTAAGACAGTGACTGTGAACACGGAAGCACCGGACGTCAAGTGCGATCCGAACGAGGCGGACGAGTATGGGCGTGgggttattttttatatgaaagatgATAAAATAGTGGGTATTTTATTGTGGAACCTCTTCAATCGCATTGGTTTGGCACGAACAATTATCAATCAGAATAAGAAATACGACGACTTAAATGAAGTTGCGAAACTCTTCGAAATTCATGCGTAG
- the LOC129247838 gene encoding putative apoptosis-inducing factor 1, mitochondrial isoform X2 codes for MSIFSLKGLSVRFCRQAYILASVRAGVAPMPGRTKLRLSLSTTPLRGIHNNLYQMVKKRTLDARTKLQHNKFPNNEACEEPSKNPSSNCNDQSGSTMCSSPSPGPSDRLSPPSSTSCKPQIEKSAKEPCPPNPVKLEQTTQKGCVKNTELLRAKDCNISSRKKVTCDKKPSEGGGAGGVGGTGGAKGACGAGQSGSPGSGMGDDEATRKTRMLLAMLAALGLGGLLLWLLTRRKPKSAESKECKPGAKSVTTIPATSADLPKHVPYLLVGGGTAAFSAFRAIKSNDPRAKVLMITDEMRKPYMRPPLSKELWYSAEKGEVTKDYRFKQWTGAERSLFFEPEEFFVEPSKLMETINGGIAVAQGFTVKKVDPAKHIATLADGYEIGYDECLIATGCTPKNLDVFLHAIPGVREKVMMYRSPDDFERLKQYADEKKSITILGNGFTGSELACSLANYAKNKKVKIYQIFPESGNMSRVLPDYLSKWTTAKMESMGVCVIPETSVKDAQRDETLLKLSLSNGKSLLTDVVVVCVGCEPNTKLATTSGLETDSNIGGFVVNAELEARRNLFVAGDASCFYDPLLGRRRIEHHDHSVVSGRLAGENMVGKKKAYTHQSMFWSDLGPEVGYEGIGLVDASLPTVAVFALSTPNPERRSDNLTEKAVVEGGDGGKTVTVNTEAPDVKCDPNEADEYGRGVIFYMKDDKIVGILLWNLFNRIGLARTIINQNKKYDDLNEVAKLFEIHA; via the exons ATGAGTATTTTCAGCCTCAAGGGCTTGAGTGTGCGTTTCTGCCGGCAGGCATACATTCTAGCTAGTGTGCGAGCGGGAGTTGCACCAATGCCGGGCCGTACCAAATTGAGGTTAAGTTTGT CCACAACGCCGTTACGCGGTATCCACAACAACTTGTATCAAATGGTAAAAAAGCGTACACTTGATGCACGCACTAAATTGCAGCATAACAAATTTCCTAATAATGAAGCATGCGAAGAACCATCAAAGAACCCTTCATCTAACTGCAATGACCAAAGTGGTAGTACAATGTGTTCATCTCCATCTCCCGGTCCTTCCGACCGATTATCACCACCCTCATCTACCTCATGCAAACCTCAAATTGAAAAGTCTGCAAAAGAACCTTGTCCACCCAATCCAGTCAAGCTCGAACAAACG ACACAAAAGGGGTGCGTTAAAAATACAGAATTATTGCGAGCAAAAGACTGCAATATAAGTAGTAGAAAAAAGGTAACTTGTGATAAAAAACCAAGTGAAGGTGGCGGTGCTGGTGGTGTAGGCGGTACAGGCGGCGCAAAGGGTGCATGCGGTGCAGGTCAAAGTGGCTCACCTGGTTCGGGTATGGGAGATGATGAAGCGACAAGGAAAACTAGAATGCTATTGGCTATGCTGGCGGCTTTGGGACTCGGTGGATTG CTTTTGTGGTTATTGACGAGGCGAAAACCAAAGAGTGCTGAGAGCAAAGAATGTAAACCAGGTGCAAAGAGCGTAACGACAA TTCCAGCGACATCAGCTGATCTGCCAAAACATGTGCCATATTTACTAGTTGGTGGTGGAACAGCAGCTTTTTCAGCATTCCGTGCAATTAAATCGAACGATCCGCGTGCAAAG gtGCTTATGATCACAGATGAAATGAGAAAGCCTTATATGCGGCCACCACTTTCCAAAGAACTTTGGTATTCGGCAGAAAAGGGTGAAGTTACGAAAGACTATCGTTTCAAACAGTGGACTGGCGCAGAAAGAAG CCTCTTCTTTGAGCCTGAAGAGTTCTTTGTTGAACCTTCGAAGCTAATGGAAACAATAAATGGTGGCATCGCCGTGGCGCAAGGTTTCACTGTGAAGAAGGTTGATCCAGCCAAACATATTGCAACGTTGGCCGACGGTTATGAAATCGGCTATGACGAATGTTTGATAGCGACAG GTTGCACACCGAAAAATCTCGATGTGTTTTTGCATGCAATACCTGGCGTGAGGGAAAAGGTTATGATGTATCGCAGTCCCGATGATTTTGAACGTTTGAAGCAATATGCTGATGAAAAGAAATCGATTACAATTTTGGGGAATGGCTTTACTGGCAGCGAGTTGGCATGCTCGCTGGCGAATTATGCCaagaacaaaaaagtgaaaatatatcaaatatttcCAGAATCTGGAAATATGTCCCGAGTACTGCCTGATTATCTAAGCAAATGGACCACTGCCAAGATGGAATCAATGGGAGTGTGTGTCATACCTGAGACGAGCGTCAAAGATGCACAACGCGACGAAACACTACTTAAGCTGTCGCTTAGCAATGGCAAGAGTTTATTAACTGATGTT GTTGTAGTATGCGTGGGTTGTGAACCGAACACAAAATTAGCGACAACCTCGGGCTTGGAGACCGATAGTAATATAGGCGGTTTTGTAGTTAATGCTGAATTAGAGGCTAGGCGAAATTTGTTTGTG GCTGGTGATGCATCCTGCTTCTACGATCCGTTGCTTGGACGACGACGCATCGAACACCATGACCATTCTGTGGTATCAGGCAGACTGGCGGGAGAAAATATGGTCGGAAAAA AAAAAGCCTATACGCATCAGAGTATGTTTTGGTCCGACTTGGGTCCAGAGGTCGGTTACGAAGGCATCGGCCTCGTTGATGCTTCCTTGCCCACAGTTGCTGTGTTTGCATTGTCTACACCGAATCCAGAACGCCGCAGTGATAATTTAACCGAAAAAGCTGTGGTCGAGGGTGGGGACGGCGGTAAGACAGTGACTGTGAACACGGAAGCACCGGACGTCAAGTGCGATCCGAACGAGGCGGACGAGTATGGGCGTGgggttattttttatatgaaagatgATAAAATAGTGGGTATTTTATTGTGGAACCTCTTCAATCGCATTGGTTTGGCACGAACAATTATCAATCAGAATAAGAAATACGACGACTTAAATGAAGTTGCGAAACTCTTCGAAATTCATGCGTAG
- the LOC129247838 gene encoding putative apoptosis-inducing factor 1, mitochondrial isoform X3, which translates to MSIFSLKGLSVRFCRQAYILASVRAGVAPMPGRTKLRLSLCECSNQQTINYSSRGIAVHAIATTHEELTRLKPCLLAATTPLRGIHNNLYQMTQKGCVKNTELLRAKDCNISSRKKVTCDKKPSEGGGAGGVGGTGGAKGACGAGQSGSPGSGMGDDEATRKTRMLLAMLAALGLGGLLLWLLTRRKPKSAESKECKPGAKSVTTIPATSADLPKHVPYLLVGGGTAAFSAFRAIKSNDPRAKVLMITDEMRKPYMRPPLSKELWYSAEKGEVTKDYRFKQWTGAERSLFFEPEEFFVEPSKLMETINGGIAVAQGFTVKKVDPAKHIATLADGYEIGYDECLIATGCTPKNLDVFLHAIPGVREKVMMYRSPDDFERLKQYADEKKSITILGNGFTGSELACSLANYAKNKKVKIYQIFPESGNMSRVLPDYLSKWTTAKMESMGVCVIPETSVKDAQRDETLLKLSLSNGKSLLTDVVVVCVGCEPNTKLATTSGLETDSNIGGFVVNAELEARRNLFVAGDASCFYDPLLGRRRIEHHDHSVVSGRLAGENMVGKKKAYTHQSMFWSDLGPEVGYEGIGLVDASLPTVAVFALSTPNPERRSDNLTEKAVVEGGDGGKTVTVNTEAPDVKCDPNEADEYGRGVIFYMKDDKIVGILLWNLFNRIGLARTIINQNKKYDDLNEVAKLFEIHA; encoded by the exons ATGAGTATTTTCAGCCTCAAGGGCTTGAGTGTGCGTTTCTGCCGGCAGGCATACATTCTAGCTAGTGTGCGAGCGGGAGTTGCACCAATGCCGGGCCGTACCAAATTGAGGTTAAGTTTGTGTGAGTGCAGTAATCAGCAGACAATCAATTACAGTAGTCGAGGGATTGCAGTGCATGCAATCGCTACCACACATGAAGAACTAACAAGACTAAAGCCATGTCTACTTGCAGCCACAACGCCGTTACGCGGTATCCACAACAACTTGTATCAAATG ACACAAAAGGGGTGCGTTAAAAATACAGAATTATTGCGAGCAAAAGACTGCAATATAAGTAGTAGAAAAAAGGTAACTTGTGATAAAAAACCAAGTGAAGGTGGCGGTGCTGGTGGTGTAGGCGGTACAGGCGGCGCAAAGGGTGCATGCGGTGCAGGTCAAAGTGGCTCACCTGGTTCGGGTATGGGAGATGATGAAGCGACAAGGAAAACTAGAATGCTATTGGCTATGCTGGCGGCTTTGGGACTCGGTGGATTG CTTTTGTGGTTATTGACGAGGCGAAAACCAAAGAGTGCTGAGAGCAAAGAATGTAAACCAGGTGCAAAGAGCGTAACGACAA TTCCAGCGACATCAGCTGATCTGCCAAAACATGTGCCATATTTACTAGTTGGTGGTGGAACAGCAGCTTTTTCAGCATTCCGTGCAATTAAATCGAACGATCCGCGTGCAAAG gtGCTTATGATCACAGATGAAATGAGAAAGCCTTATATGCGGCCACCACTTTCCAAAGAACTTTGGTATTCGGCAGAAAAGGGTGAAGTTACGAAAGACTATCGTTTCAAACAGTGGACTGGCGCAGAAAGAAG CCTCTTCTTTGAGCCTGAAGAGTTCTTTGTTGAACCTTCGAAGCTAATGGAAACAATAAATGGTGGCATCGCCGTGGCGCAAGGTTTCACTGTGAAGAAGGTTGATCCAGCCAAACATATTGCAACGTTGGCCGACGGTTATGAAATCGGCTATGACGAATGTTTGATAGCGACAG GTTGCACACCGAAAAATCTCGATGTGTTTTTGCATGCAATACCTGGCGTGAGGGAAAAGGTTATGATGTATCGCAGTCCCGATGATTTTGAACGTTTGAAGCAATATGCTGATGAAAAGAAATCGATTACAATTTTGGGGAATGGCTTTACTGGCAGCGAGTTGGCATGCTCGCTGGCGAATTATGCCaagaacaaaaaagtgaaaatatatcaaatatttcCAGAATCTGGAAATATGTCCCGAGTACTGCCTGATTATCTAAGCAAATGGACCACTGCCAAGATGGAATCAATGGGAGTGTGTGTCATACCTGAGACGAGCGTCAAAGATGCACAACGCGACGAAACACTACTTAAGCTGTCGCTTAGCAATGGCAAGAGTTTATTAACTGATGTT GTTGTAGTATGCGTGGGTTGTGAACCGAACACAAAATTAGCGACAACCTCGGGCTTGGAGACCGATAGTAATATAGGCGGTTTTGTAGTTAATGCTGAATTAGAGGCTAGGCGAAATTTGTTTGTG GCTGGTGATGCATCCTGCTTCTACGATCCGTTGCTTGGACGACGACGCATCGAACACCATGACCATTCTGTGGTATCAGGCAGACTGGCGGGAGAAAATATGGTCGGAAAAA AAAAAGCCTATACGCATCAGAGTATGTTTTGGTCCGACTTGGGTCCAGAGGTCGGTTACGAAGGCATCGGCCTCGTTGATGCTTCCTTGCCCACAGTTGCTGTGTTTGCATTGTCTACACCGAATCCAGAACGCCGCAGTGATAATTTAACCGAAAAAGCTGTGGTCGAGGGTGGGGACGGCGGTAAGACAGTGACTGTGAACACGGAAGCACCGGACGTCAAGTGCGATCCGAACGAGGCGGACGAGTATGGGCGTGgggttattttttatatgaaagatgATAAAATAGTGGGTATTTTATTGTGGAACCTCTTCAATCGCATTGGTTTGGCACGAACAATTATCAATCAGAATAAGAAATACGACGACTTAAATGAAGTTGCGAAACTCTTCGAAATTCATGCGTAG